From Salvia splendens isolate huo1 chromosome 16, SspV2, whole genome shotgun sequence, a single genomic window includes:
- the LOC121770124 gene encoding uncharacterized protein LOC121770124 — protein MTRQPQNQQDHCSKALHELSAIVLNIIRSPPPPLDFSDQSPAAHRRRRQWPSFQQMTPAGFAYLLLGISLSLMLCGSMTFFIGLVLMPWVLGLVVSLYFVGVVSSISMIGRSILCCNSSSSPRKDADAAREKFSLKD, from the coding sequence ATGACAAGACAGCCGCAGAATCAGCAGGATCATTGCTCCAAGGCCTTGCACGAGCTCTCAGCCATAGTTCTGAATATCATCAGATCTCCGCCGCCTCCCCTCGACTTCTCCGATCAATCTCCGGCCGCGCACCGCCGCAGGAGGCAGTGGCCTTCGTTCCAGCAGATGACTCCGGCGGGATTCGCCTATCTGCTTTTGGGGATTTCTCTGTCTCTGATGCTCTGTGGATCGATGACCTTTTTTATTGGATTGGTGTTGATGCCTTGGGTTTTAGGTTTGGTGGTTTCCCTCTACTTTGTGGGTGTTGTTTCGAGCATTTCTATGATTGGGAGGAGTATTTTGTGCTGCAATTCTTCTTCTTCGCCCAGGAAAGATGCTGATGCTGCTCGTGAGAAGTTCTCCCTTAAAGATTGA